CCGTGAAGATCATCTCCGAGACCTGGCTGCTGTGTTCCAGAGACTAAATTTGGCTAACTTGAGTCTTAATATGAAGAAATGCCACTTCTTTAAAAAGGAGATGAAGTTCCTGGGCCACATAGTCTCGGAAAGGGGAGTCGAGGTcaacccggagaaaacccaggCAGTGGCCGACTTTCCAGTCCCAAAGGATTTAAAGGCCTTACAGCGGTTCCTGGGCCTGGCAGGGTGGTATCACAAATTTATTCCCCATTTTGCTGATATTGCGGCTCCTCTAAACAACCTCAAGAGGAAAGGGGTCACGTGGAATTGGACCAGCGAGTGCCAGGATGGTATGACTGCTTTAAAGAAAGCTCTGCGGTCTCCCCCAGTGTTAATCCAGCCGAATTTAGATTTGCCTTTCCAGGTTCACACAGATGCCAGTGACGTGGGTCTAGGGGCTGTCCTCACGCAGGTAACTCCCGAAGGAGAGCGGGTGGTCGCTTACGCCTCAAGGGGGCTCAGAGGTCCCGAGCGTAATTATTCAACCTCAGAGAAGGAGTGTCTCGCGGTAGTGTGGGCAGTGGAAAAGTGGCGGCATTATCTGGAGGGAAAGGAGTTTGTGGTGTTCACGGATCATGCCGCTCTGTCATGGGCCTTTAACTGCCCAAAAACAACATCCCGTCTTACCTGTTGGATATTACGGCTGCAACAATTCCACTTCACAGTCTGCTACAGGAAGGGATGCTTTAACGCTGCCCCGGATGCTTTGTCCCGGATTTATGAGCCTATCTCAGAGCTACCCTCTCCTTGTCTAACTGTTACCACCAGGGGCCACTCAGGTCTGCCCACCACGCTTGCGGAGATTGCGAAGGAACAGGAGAAAGATCCAAAGGTACAGGAGTTAGGGGAATCTTACGATACATCTAAAGTTTCCCCGGGCCGCATCCGTTTTGTGCACCATCAAGGAGTGTTATACCGGAGAATCCCTCTAGGGGATCAAGGGGAGAAATTCCAGCTAGTGGTGCCTCAATCTCTGGTGCAAGAGTTCCTGCGATATTTTCATGACAATCCCTTGGGGGGGCATCTTGGGCAGTTGAAGACTCTCCTGAAAGTGCTGGAGGTGGCGTGGTGGCCAGGGGTCCGAAAGGAGGTGTGGGCACACGTTAAGGCATGTGAGACCTGCCAGAAGTTTAAGGCTGCCAACTATAAGCCTTATGGGGTACTCCAGAACACTGCCCTTATGGCACCGGGAGAGATGATGGGCATTGACCTCATGGGACCATTCCCTAGGAGCAAGAAGGCCAACACATTTCTCTTGGTGGTCATTGACTATTTCTCTAAGTGGGTGGAAATGTTTCCACTAAGAGACAGCAAAACAGAACGTCTCAGCAGGATTCTTAGAGAGGAAATCTTCACCCGCTGGGGGGTACCGAAGTTTCTGGTCTCTGACCGAGGACCCCAGTTTACTAGTAATCTCTTAGAAGACCTCTGTAGAACTTGGGGAGTGATACAGAAATTGACCACGAGTTACCACCCACAGACCAATCTGACGGAACGGGTTAACCGTACGATAAAGACTATGATAGCTTCCTTTGTGGGCCCACGGCATGACACATGGGACCAGTGGATACCAGAATTTCGCTTTGCCATTAACACCGCCCAACATGAAGTTACAGGTAAAACCCCTGCAGAGTTGGCACTGGGGCGAAATCTCCATGGACCCCTTCAAAGGCTTCTCGATAAACCACCGTCACCTGATCAGCGTTCCGCTTACAACCTAGTGGAAAGACAGCAGAGGTTGCTCGAAGAAGTAAAACGGAGAGTAGGGGTACACCAAGCTCGACAAGCTAAGTATTATAATGCCCGCAGACAAGATGCGCACTTCCTGCCGGGAAACTTAGTCTGGGTTAGGTCCCATCCACTTTCCAAGGCCACGGATAAATTTGCAGCTAAGCTCGCGCCCAAGTGGGAAGGTCCAGCAAGGATTCTGAAAAGGTTAGGGCCAGTCAATTACAGAGTAGGTTGGGGTAACCCACAAACCAGAGAGGATACCATTAACATGGTAAACTTGAAAGCATATCATGGTGTCTTAACTTAGGAGCCTTTGGCTGGAGGGGGGGACTATGTAGCAGTGCCACATATGCATTatgtttttgatgttgttttcaGGGGGGTATTGCCATATAAAAGATCTGCTGTATATTGGGAAGGGCCGATTAAGGCCAGgggatgttttgtgtttgatgttCTGTAGTGAGGGGCACGGCGTGTGAAAGGACGGTAGGGGGATGGAacgatttttttctttttctttgcggTCAGCGGATAGGCtggaaaaggaagaagaggaagcgaGAGAGGGGCGCGTGGAGCGGCGTCGGAGACGACGAGGAAACGGGGAGACTATGAGGGACCCGTGAGTAAATTAAGGGATAGTACGGACCGTAACGGGTGAGAGGATTCCTTTGTTATGGACCCTGACGGCGGACTCTTTCctctatttttctattttcgTTTGTTGAACCCCGGACACGCTGGTGGAGAGGAACACCCGCGTGGAGCGGGGCTGGAGTGActttgtttatctgtctgtttgcCAGTGGACATTTGGTTTAGGACGGAGCGGAcaattatttgtaaatatgggtcgggtTGTGGggttatttgtgttgtgatggaaatatgatttttgaatgaatacagcagaaaacatcCCTCTAATGGGTCTGTGGTTTATGCAATGACAAAGTAGAAAGAGAGTATAGTACGGGAGAGCCTGATAACCCTGCTTAAAGGTAACAAAACTTTTATTGATTTTGGGAGGTTGTTACACTGTTGCGTGTTGAGGAGAAACAAATCTGGCCAATTGCAAGTTTGGTAGGATCTATAGGCAATAATGTTGGATTCTGTCCTAGTGTGCTTCTAAATAACATAGGAATACCAGCACGGATTGCATTTATAACAACATTAAATTCACTAATAGGAATTAAGACATTATATTTCAATTCTTCATATGTATAAAGTGAACCGTTGGAGTTAAATAACTGATGGACCAGAAGTATGCTGTGATTAAACCAGAAAGGGTAAAATAAAGATTTGTTCCTGTGTAAGATGTCTTTATTATTCCATATGTAATATCTATGAGGAGAAAAGTTGTGTTTATAGATTAATGACCAGGAAAGAAGCATCTGTTTATGAAAATAAGATAACTTTAAAGGGACTTTTTCAGAAAGTTCAAACCACCTACTtgagaaaaaataaagtttgtatGAAATTCTAAATAGAAAATGGGTTCTTGACAAATTGTCTATGCCAATTGATTTTGAAGGTATTATTTAAGGTGTTAAAGTCTAAAAAGTTAAGGCCACCTTTATCATATGTATTCATTATTACtgattttttaatgtaatgacTTTGTTTTTTCAATCAATGTTAAACAGTATTTGGTCGATAACTTTTAAAACTCTTTTGTTAATGTCAAGAGATAAAGCGGGATATGCCCTCAGCCAGTTCACAGAGGTCTGTCTCATCTGGGACAGTTAGAAGTCACATGACCTGGAAGAATTTATTTTAATACTTTTAAACAATTTAAAACTTTAAGTTGTAAATGTAGGcctatttaattattttaaatttaaaaaaaatatgtagttCAAAAATATTATGTGTTTGGCTCAGCCCACAGGGAGGGGCTTGGGTATTTAAAATGACTAAAATTATAGTAAAtacttttttattctatttatatcttttttttatctttgattgTATATTGactgtacttttattttttatgtaattaaatacatttaaaaccaCCACTTTACTGATTccatcaataaataataatataatgtggTCCAATATAAAATTTTGGCAACATTGATTGATTTAAAACAGTTTAAAGAGGaactaaaacacagaaaaaaaatacagactgTCCATCTAACATGCACCGGCCAATCAGGGCATCTGAATGTCTTCACTGTTGACAGCAGAGTGCGCTGTTGAGCAGCGCTGCTAAATACAGACTGTCTCTTTTTATAAGAGGGAAAAATAGAGCAGATGTGTTTGTACAGTGAGTCAACAGAGACCATTAAAGTCTTCACTACATCCACTAGCATTACATTACATGGGGGGGTTCTTGTTTCATCAGTGCTTACCAGATAAGAGAACAAAACATGACATGGACCCTCATTCTCTGGTTAAAgtcatcactacatccagtgtcAGTACAAACATGGCCTCCTTTGGTAGTCACTGTCAAAGCTGTGCTAACGGCTAACTACTGTCAGACCTCCAGACCAACTGACCCAGTGACGccaaatgtgtaaataaagttgttttaatcattttaactCTCCATCAGatcaatgaagaaaaaaaaagattaaatggAAACCTTCCATAACCAGGCTGACTGAGCAGTGAGTCCTCAGCTGGAGTCCACTGCAGCACCCAGCCAGCTTTAAAACCAAGTGAAACATGAAAGACAAGAAAGAAGCTGAGGTCTGACGTTTCAGCTGTGACTGAAGCCGGCAGACACTGCGACATGGCACAAGTCATTGTACACATCATACagtagaaaaacacagaaaacacacgtTTGGCAAAAATacaggactgaggaggaagacctgcagagaggaggaagacctGCAGAGGTTCTGTCCTGACGAAGATCCAAGCTTTAGAGTTTAAATCAGCTGAAGAGTCACTGTGGTTGTCGTCGTTGTTAATATTTGGTATAAAGCAGGTTGTGCCTGAGCCTTTCTGAGGCCTGAATACTCTCCATTATTTCACAGTAAAATTATGGACATCATAGAAAAAGCAGATGAATTCTGGACTAAACGTGTGCATGAGAATCAAACATGCTGCGTCACCAAAAGCTCTTCATGTCCCAGCTCAGTTTTTCTGGACTCTGTCTAAAAacagcactctgctgctgtaaGTGCTAAATTTAAAGTGCTCGTCCTCACAGATAAAATTACTCTTCACCCACACAAAATAGATATGCCTGCTCCTGCACCGGCTGCAGGGAGGCCTCTGTGCTCCACAGACCCCAGTCCTCTCCTCACCCCTTCAAATACAACGAGCTCCCTGCTGTCAGGCTCACATTTAAATCCTTTTGTGTTACTGTTTCATGCTGTCATGTCCTGAGACGTCTTTTCCCTTCGATCCTATGTCTTTGTGTGATCTTTTAGTATCTCTGTCAGTATTAAGGCTATAAGATAAACATGTATTATCAGTATTATAAAATAGCAGCAATTTAAGGTCATCATTTTTGCAGAAGTCTAGTTTATCTAGCTTTTTTCAGCTAGTTAGCTTGACAGCTAACATTTGTATTGCTATCATGTGAATACAAACTGGCAACTGGGGTGGCTGCTTCCAGGTTTGTTCCATACAACTCGCTTGACTGAGTAGTGCAAGCAAAGTGAGTATAACCTGGTTCATCTTGTCCTGAGACAACAAGCTggttaaggctgttccatactccgcgagacagagaacagagaactcgctccacgggtggtaagagataaaaaaaaaaagttcttttcggcacggaggtaccatactccgcgagacgtgtgtgtgcagaactcctcatacggccctcctaagcagcgcacgtcacactagggtgacaatgcagttgtattgtaaattgtgtgcacagttgtggttacctggcctaacgagctgataatgttccatggaagagggcgcacagctgacaatagatagaagatcagtgcagctgactgtagcagacctctggtctgtgtgagtttaattctgtgaacgtgtggatgactgtctgcaataatacatcccgtctcccagtgtttaatgtgcgcaagccactgtaacgccgtgatcaatactgggattagtttttatattgccaccttttggacagactctctccCCTGTGCGccctgtttctccttccaggagctgtttgccagctgctcatctaaactgtccattgttgctgtacttcctccttctgtcagtgtgttctgcacctgaagaagctcttggcttctccacattcatcacgcccacaatacattccgaccaatcacagcagggttgccgcacagccttgaaagaaaaagttctgcccggaccctgtgcacaagagtgcagaacaacgggcggtccgagacaAAAAAttacgtcattttgtgggcgtaacatcTGCatgggggagggagttctcaattctcgcggagtatggatccagctttagttaGCATGCCAGCTATGTATGTATATAACATTATGTTAAGGTGTCCCGTGCCATAAAGACATATTAGCTTAGGATGCTAATTCGCTCTGGTTCTGCAGTGCTCGGCTCTCTGTGGGTCATCCCTTTGTCCCCTGTGTATAGTTATAGGCAGCCATAAAGTTGGTGGCGAGTGGTGAACTccctcaccaccacctccaccacacactCCCTCAGTGTTGGACGTCATGTTGGAGATTTCTTGTTCAgtgtttactgttttttttgtgaccaTGAAGTTCACTTCAGTCACTCAGTAGcaccagcagcaggctgagagGCACCAGCAGCCCACTCCATGTGGGCCCGCTCATGGCTCTACCCGGCTCCTGCTGCTGTAACGTGTAGTTACATGAAGGGTTGGGGTTAGCCTGGCTGGTGTTAGCCGGGGTGGGTGTAGCTGAGGCGGAGCCAGCTGTTGTGGTGATCCGTCGTAATAGGAAGTTGTGTGTCTTGGCGGAGTATTGATCAGGACCGTGAGGGATGTAAAGAGTCTCCGTCAAAGCCTCGTGGCCTGGATAGGTCACCTGTTGATCAAACAGAAGGTGTGTTGGGAAGAACATTCATGATGGATTTATCTCCTATCCTGATACAGGTTATAATTAGCTTTACTTAATGTTAGCATGTGGCTATCTGGCTACCTTTTATTGTCAGTCTGTTGTCAGTTTGGACTTACTGCCTGCAGGTGGCACTGTTTGGATGTCTGTGTCAGGTGTGCGCATACATAACCAGGACAGAATCATACTGACTGTGAAGCTGTAGTTTccaggcagcagcagtctgtAGTATTCTCCGTGTCTGTCGGTTTTGAAGGGACACATGTTGCTGCGACCTTTGATCTCCACCACTGCGTTTTCCACTGGGACGCCGGAGCCATCAAACACacgacctttgacccctgtgaAAACAGTATTCGGTGGTTAAGTATTACTCCAgtgggacaggtggacagacagggtgggacagacagagaggtacTGGCCcaggtggacagacagagagagagagacagagagggacagaaaggtggacagacagagagggaggtggaTAGACAGGTACTGACCCAGGTGGACCTGCTGGATAAAAGCCAGCAGAGCCATCCTATTGTCTGTCCACAGAACAGGAAGTTCATCGGCTGGAGGAAACTTGCAGCAGGAGACCTCCAGAGTTAGCTCCAAACACTGCGCCCACACGTAGTTATAGTCCTGCAtcccacctgcacacacacacacacacacacacacacacacacacacacacacacacacacacacacacacacacacacacacacacacattaaatgaCACGATCAGGTTGCAGTGATGATATTTCTGCTGCAAACCAGAGGAGGTGCTGAGTGACAGTCACAGAGCCTCTCCTCATTAGGTttctgctaagctaagctaagctaacatctGCCAACCTGCCAAAGGGTACCACTCGTATCCGTTGGTGACGCCCTCCAAGAAGGGCCTGCTGTCTTCGCAGATATTTCCCCGGTGCATGGTGGCGTGGTTGTGGGAGTACACCTTGGCCAGGTGAACGAACACGTCATCATCAGGCGTGATGCTGGCCCCGCCCACCAGCTCGCTACCTGTTGGAATgaccacagcagacacacacatacactcagtgTGTAAACGTGAGTTTGTGGAGCCTGCCTTTGTTGGACCTGTGGTGCAGAGCCATCAGCTGCCAGCAGAGGGTGCAGTGACGCAGCTTTGTGAAGGCGGCTTGTTCagctatgtttgtgtgtttatgttcggGCTGAGACcctgtttcctcttcctctctctgcttcacactTCAGGGCACAAAAGAGTCAGGGCACACAACTAAGcttagaaaacaaaaacatgctcaTGGGAGTGTTGTGAGTTGTGGACCACCAGcgtcttcctcttcatctctttgcTGTTTATCCTcaaacttctgtgtgtgtgtgtgtgtgtgtgagtgagtgtgtgtgtgactgtgcatgtctgtgtgtgtctgtgtgtgtgtgagtgtctgtctgtgtgtgtctgtgtgtgtgtgtgtgtgtgtgtacctccaTTGCTGTTGTCGTAGGGATAACTGGCCACCAGGGCTCCTCCATGAAGGTTGGCCGACAGAACAAAGGTCTCAGTCCTcagccagccaatcacagctctcACCTGGAACACAACAACCAATCACACAGCAGAATTAAAGccacaatattttaaatattactGAAAGGATTAAAGATACAGCCCCCCGTTAACCGCCTTCACTCCTGAATCAGTCATAAATaatgctgatgacacacacacatgccacaggtcacatgacccacctcagcttccctctgctcctctgcgaGCTGCCGCTGTCCTCTGACACCTGCGAACGCGTCCGGAAAGTTCCGGTTCAGGTCGATGCCGTTATAGTTAAACCTGATGGAGGAAAGcacacactgatcactgatcaatcCAACTGATCACTTAAACATTACAACTGAATGACCATTTTcgtctgtgtatgtgcagctgCCTGCAAAGCTCCCTTGAGCAAGGCACAGGTTTCCCACGATCCTCTGTGAATCATTATGTGAACAGCTGCTGACACAGAGCATCAAACAGAGtcttataaataaagtttttatcAACACAACACGAGGAGCAAACATTCTATGACGTTCTGTTTCAGATCAGAGTCAAGGTCATTAGGTTGGCGTCGGTCACATGACCTGCTGACATCACAGGTCAGCCAGCGCTGCTGTTATTGATCTTcagataaaacaaaaacaaaacctgaccTCGAACGTCTCACTGTCAGGGAAACGTTGCCTTATAGGGTTAGGAtaagagaggacacacacaaatacacacacacacacacactgaacttcAAACCTTGCAGTGACACTGCGAGCTAtgtgtctgtcctcaccagttgattgaaacacacaaaactagAATCTTCTACAAAGAGATGAagtcaaaacacacataaatagactgtgtgtctgattgtgtgtgcgtgtgtgagataCAAATCTACTGTGTGTCATGGTTTCCTGCCAATCAACATGTTTTGGGCATTGGAGTGTTGCATAATCAACAAACGTGCCCCCAGCGTCCGCCCACAGGTGATGAGCTAGCTTGTGACACAGATTAGACTTTGTGTGGTACATTTGCCATGAACTGTGAAAACTTTTTGAAGCTAGCGGTGTAATGTAGCgttttgtgtttgcagctcATGACTTTGTGTAACTCTTCCCCTGATTGTAAACTTTGTTGGATGCTTCAAAAGGCTCCACCTACTCCAGGAACGGCACCACAGGCGTCAGTTTAAGGTTAGCATACACAGCTTGAATGAAAAAGTGACAGACTTCAGCTGCACGTTTAGTTAAGTAAAGGACCTGAACACTTTCACCTTTAAACTCTGTCTAAACTCATAAAAGGAGCAACTGTACGAGCGGGTGGACACAGCGGAGCATTTAGCAGCTGAACAGACAGATATTCCCCTCAGGACTTGCTCATACATATTGTATGAGCGTGGGACAAATAAAACCTTTGAGTCTTCTTCAGAGTAACACAATCATCCCAGCAGGCTCCACTCTTCACTCTGGTAGCTCTAGTTTTGGTCTCCACCAGCTCCTGTGGGAAATCTGCCCTCCTAGCTGATGAATGCTGCTCGCTAACTGTGCTAAAGCCAAAACTCGGGAGCTAAAATGGGctaaacatttaaacacatgGAAGCTGCACACCTGCCCTGGCTGTACTGGCAGTCTGTGTCGGAAGCGTCAAAGCCGTCGGGGTTCATCGTTGTCAGGACGTGGATGCGGGTGCTGTTCAGTAACCGCACTGACCACATCTCGTTGTTACGGTAACCACGCACAAGGTCATCAATcagatggagcagcagcaccCGGCCGAGAACctggacacacaacacaaggtaAAATGAGACATTTACTGAACAgactttttcagtttttttatgaatgaacCACAGCACTGCGGCTCAGAGTTTCAGGCTTTAATTCatccttttctgtttttttctttctttgatgCCCGCTTGTTCTCCGCTGATGGAAACCGCAGGGGAGGAAGTGATGTCGTGAGTCAGCGAGGAAACGAAACGCACTTCAGAGGCcaggttttttttccaagaaGGGTGGAAACTTTGTGAATGAATAAGAGCCTCaggagtgagaaagagagaagggtgGGAAAGGTGTGTGTACAAAGCagctacacacacgcacacatgtcAGGGCTGGCTCTGCCTCTGGCCATCATCCGTCAAAACCGCCTGgctcttttctttcctcccctTCCTGTTTGTACTTCTTTACTTCAACAATACCTGTAGTGATGTTCCACATGTGTCTTTTTGTACAtcagattctgtgtgtgtgtgtgtgtgtgtgtgttattcctCAGTGATCCGCCCTCACTAGTCTCTGGTCAGTTCAGATTAAACAGGactgctgttgtttgttgtgtctgtgcatTAGCAGATGTTTGCTAATGGACCTTTAATGTCCtcagaaacagagacagtgcAGCAGTTTCTCTGGAAGACACAAGAAAACTGACTCGCCTTCATTCCCCAACGCCCACACCAACACAAACGCACAATTTTTTTAATGGTCTTtttcctcctgaggatcctaaCAGCCCTCAAAATAGAGCCGGGATAAACCAAGAACAGCAAAAGTCCGTctacactaacacacacagcagacaacGAGCACTGCAGGACACTTCTTTGAGCCTTTCCTTTAAACTCTCCactcatactgtgtgtgtgagtggtttTAGAGAATGGGCCATTCCTCTGAACCGACACACTCCGCTAACTCTGTTTGctgactctgagtgtgtgtgcccAGGCGTTACTAGTCTATTTAAGGACAtttaaattcacacacacatacacacatgctgtggCCCTGGGTTGCCACGGTAACCAGATGCTGGTCAAAGTTTCCgctacactttttttttgatGTGATAAAATGAGTGCAGTTTGGTTAAATGTGCTGATTCAGTGATAAGCTGCCACTCAAACGTTCCCTGTCTCCGGCGGGTCTCTGTGCCAGTCTTAGGGTCATAATTTGACACAATTTTAGTACAGCAGAGAATCAAAGGGAATATTTTTGTGgttcattctttaaaaaaaagctctgCGGAGTCAGAATGCACAGTCTATTGTTTGCAGCTCTGTTAAAGGCTAACTCGGCTAGCATGctcctgctgcactgctgcagtgaACTTGCACTTCAGAACGTGTCTTTCAGAAGTATGTGGATGTAAACAGAGAGGGCATGCCAGGATGTACATCACAAAGTGAATGTCCAGGTCCAAACAGGAAGAGGACCGTCACACCCAAACGTCACATCGCTGCAGTCAGgaccagcagaggaggaggctgcagctttattagcatttctgtgctgcagctaaGCAACAGGTACATCATTTTAGGCTAGCATATCAGCTAACATTAGTGAGATATAATGGTTTGATGTTAAATCCAAATTTTGAACCCCTTCTTTCAGCAGACTTTATGATGTTTCACAGTGACTATGACCTTTGTCCTCTGTCCACTAAAACCCAATCAGATCTTGTCCACTTGGACATTTGTGCCAAAGTTGATGACAAAGTTGTTCCATCAAGGGGTTCTTAGGATGacaaacagaagacagacagatcaCCTGGAAAAATACATCCTCTGGCCATCATGGTCGCTGCCAATGAGGCATGAAAACTTTGACCCGTTTGTGGCGTCAGGACAGGAGTGAGAAAGGACATCATGTAAAAATCATGACTGTCAGCTCCGATCCGTCACACCCGTCTCTTGTTGCTAATTTTCCCTCTTTTCTGGGTTTCTGATTCATTTGCtttgcagcagctgaaacatCTTTTCTTTTAGCGTTTGCTGTCGTTTAATTCATctgcacatgtttatgtgataaTGTTGTCTAACAGACTCATGTTGACACAGCACACTGTCCGTTTccctctgagacacacacatcaccacaCAGCCTGCCATCTGCACACAAAGCCCTGTGTTTGACTGTCAAAGGCTTTGTTGATCTCTTTAGTCCTGCTTCCTGTTAACAGGGAGGAGTCCTGTTGTGAGTgtattcatgcatgtgtgtgtgtgtgtgtgtgtgtgtgcatttactCTCACCTCATTTCCATGCATGTTAGCCACATATTTGAATTCTGGGATGCCGACAGTGTGACGGTGAGGACTGACTCCAAGAGCCAACACCCACAGCTGCTGACCTGACAAAGAGGTGACGTTCACTCATTTATAtttaacaataaatacataaatacaactTCACAAACACCACAAGGTTAGCACAGCTACCAGCCAACGTGCAGTAGGAGCAGGAGGCGGGGAAAGGAGGTACAAATGGATTTTTcatacatttaaatttaaatgttagCAGCAACTgtttgaaaaatatattttttcataaatgttgatttttatgttaaatatatattttttgaagGTTAACAACTGCAATGTCAGAAAAAACTCTTTCCTTTAATCACGTTTAATCATGTCAGAAATATTTTTATCTAATAAATCTGAGAATATTTGTAAAAGTACAATTTAAAGTCAGTAAAGTTCTATTTTTTCTtataaatttgtgtttttttgttgtaaacTTGTAATTTAGGAAAAGTTAGAAAAAAGATTGATATGTTTTCATGTAAATTATTTGTGTAAAAAAGTTTCAATATAAACAAAACTACTGTAAGTATTGTGAATGTCAGCACTGACGCTGAAGGAATGCAAGCCTCAGCacgtgtctcacacacacacacacagagcttcagtAAATCAAGTGTGATCGAGACGTTGCAGTAACCTGAGGGGTAAACTGTCTCATTGCAAACAGACAAGatgacacacaaaaatgcaaacacacacacaggttggaCGCAGGCCAGCTGGTGTCCCAGATTACCTCAGAttagctgtgtgtatgtattagCCAGATTAAGACGTCCCAGATTAAATTAACCTCCGTTCACAG
This region of Parambassis ranga chromosome 2, fParRan2.1, whole genome shotgun sequence genomic DNA includes:
- the cpm gene encoding carboxypeptidase M; its protein translation is MSSLFILSFIFILLTPALSLEFRYHNNREIEEYLFDVKAANPDITHLYNIGQSVRGQQLWVLALGVSPHRHTVGIPEFKYVANMHGNEVLGRVLLLHLIDDLVRGYRNNEMWSVRLLNSTRIHVLTTMNPDGFDASDTDCQYSQGRFNYNGIDLNRNFPDAFAGVRGQRQLAEEQREAEVRAVIGWLRTETFVLSANLHGGALVASYPYDNSNGGSELVGGASITPDDDVFVHLAKVYSHNHATMHRGNICEDSRPFLEGVTNGYEWYPLAGGMQDYNYVWAQCLELTLEVSCCKFPPADELPVLWTDNRMALLAFIQQVHLGVKGRVFDGSGVPVENAVVEIKGRSNMCPFKTDRHGEYYRLLLPGNYSFTVTYPGHEALTETLYIPHGPDQYSAKTHNFLLRRITTTAGSASATPTPANTSQANPNPSCNYTLQQQEPGRAMSGPTWSGLLVPLSLLLVLLSD